A genomic region of Papaver somniferum cultivar HN1 chromosome 7, ASM357369v1, whole genome shotgun sequence contains the following coding sequences:
- the LOC113297441 gene encoding pentatricopeptide repeat-containing protein At3g53170-like, whose protein sequence is MELIFIDSANLVGFSSSFSKFNFNVIVPLNPSKTSKFPSHFVVRMGKKNSNNNNIETSKGFHQKEYSKGNLCRILRTEAAVKGIEKKANSQKFTNLSPKAVLEALDDSIANNQWESSLKKFELLRRQQWYEPRTQTYAKLLTMLGKCRQPRVASLLFERMLSEGLKPTIYVYTSLVGAYGLGGLFDEAFQTIDEMKSVSNCKPNIYTYSILINCCMKLRRFDLIDGILSEMSYLGIGCSTVTYNTIIDGYGKAEMFELMENALTDMVETGRCLPDVFTLNSVVWAYGNVERIEEMERWYDEFQHMGVSPDIKTFNILIKSYGKAGMHEKMAAVMEFMEKRFFSPTIVTYNVVIDIFGKAKNIEKMEYFFQTMKYKGVKPNSITYSSLVSAYSKAGLITKKIGTVIKQIENSDVVLDTPFFNCVISAFGQAREYGKMEEMYLKMIENKCTPDHITFSTMIQAYHSLGMVQAAQELEMKALQTKNSLVSLSRTRAQTRV, encoded by the exons ATGGAGCTCATCTTCATTGATTCTGCTAACTTAGTAGGTTTCTCATCATCATTTTCCAAATTTAATTTCAATGTCATAGTCCCGTTAAATCCATCAAAAACTTCAAAATTTCCATCACATTTCGTAGTGAGAATGGGGAAAAagaatagtaataataataacattGAGACATCAAAAGGATTTCATCAAAAAGAGTATTCAAAGGGAAATCTTTGTAGAATTCTTAGAACCGAAGCTGCTGTTAAAGGGATTGAAAAGAAAGCAAATTCTCAGAAGTTCACTAATCTCTCTCCCAAAGCTGTTTTGGAAGCTTTAGATGATTCTATTGCAAATAATCAGTGGGAATCTTCTCTTAAG AAATTCGAACTACTCCGTAGGCAACAGTGGTATGAACCAAGAACCCAAACTTATGCAAAGCTGTTGACGATGCTGGGGAAGTGCAGACAACCTAGGGTTGCTAGCTTGCTTTTCGAAAGGATGTTATCTGAAGGACTCAAACCGACAATTTATGTTTATACTTCTCTAGTAGGTGCTTATGGCCTTGGTGGTCTCTTCGACGAGGCATTTCAAACCATTGATGAGATGAAATCTGTTTCTAATTGCAAACCAAACATCTATACATATTCAATACTTATTAACTGTTGCATGAAACTCCGGCGCTTTGATTTAATTGACGGTATACTCAGTGAGATGTCATACTTGGGAATTGGCTGCAGTACAGTTACTTACAACACGATAATTGATGGATATGGGAAGGCTGAGATGTTTGAACTTATGGAGAACGCGCTGACAGATATGGTCGAGACTGGTAGATGCTTGCCGGATGTTTTCACCTTGAATTCTGTCGTATGGGCTTATGGGAATGTTGAAAGAATTGAGGAGATGGAGCGATGGTACGATGAATTTCAGCATATGGGAGTCAGTCCAGACATAAAGACATTTAATATCCTTATAAAGTCATATGGCAAAGCAGGCATGCATGAAAAGATGGCGGCTGTCATGGAGTTTATGGAGAAGAGATTCTTCTCTCCAACAATTGTCACTTACAATGTAGTTATTGATATATTTGGGAAGGCTAAGAACATCGAGAAAATGGAATATTTTTTCCAAACAATGAAGTACAAAGGTGTTAAACCTAATTCTATCACCTATAGTTCCCTGGTTAGTGCGTATAGTAAAGCAGGGCTTATAACAAAGAAGATCGGCACAGTCATTAAGCAAATAGAAAATTCCGATGTAGTTCTAGATACACCATTCTTCAACTGTGTCATCAGTGCTTTCGGCCAGGCTAGAGAGTACGGTAAAATGGAAGAAATGTATTTGAAAATGATCGAGAATAAATGCACACCCGATCATATTACCTTTTCTACCATGATTCAAGCCTATCATTCCCTGGGCATGGTTCAGGCTGCTCAAGAATTGGAAATGAAGGCACTCCAAACAAAAAACAGTTTAG TATCTTTATCAAGAACTAGAGCTCAAACACGAGTCTGA